In Agrobacterium sp. RAC06, a single window of DNA contains:
- the fliF gene encoding flagellar basal-body MS-ring/collar protein FliF: protein MNLLNQLLQISKNFAAMGQTKILAMAGVAVVSFAIIIAGALYVNKPSYETLYVGLEPVDMNQISIALAESGIDFETGADGQSISVRAGMTGKARLLLAERGLPNSANAGYELFDNVGSLGLTSFMQEVTRVRALEGEVARTIQQIAGIAAARVHIVMPDIGNFRRGEQKPTASVMIRASTDAGRKAAASIRQLVASSVPGLDVEDVTILDSTGQLLAAGDETGGEASRSLGVVQSVQREIETNIDKALAPFLGMDNFRSSVTAQINTDSQQIQETIYDPESRVERSVRVTKEAQKSLQRQSDTAATVEQNIPQAAPDAGGGGPESSDEQDKKEEQTNYEINSKTVATVKNSYTVEKLSVAVVVNRGRIAMMVGEPVDQAKIDAYLAEMQKIVTSAAGLDTNRGDVVTLTAMEFLENQLLEESATGPGFMEILSRNIGGIINSLAFVAVAFLIVWMGIRPMIRTAGGGGADTALAGGIGEQAAGLELPDFSPALGGGSGGGLMDGFGSDFGFDSTDDLLTMDDDPNGGFNRRVKEGPERRLSRMVEISEERAAKILRKWAVDNAA from the coding sequence ATGAATCTGTTAAATCAATTACTTCAGATATCTAAAAATTTCGCGGCGATGGGCCAGACGAAGATCCTGGCCATGGCTGGGGTTGCTGTCGTTTCCTTCGCGATCATCATTGCAGGCGCTCTTTACGTCAACAAACCCTCCTACGAGACGCTCTATGTCGGCCTCGAGCCGGTCGACATGAACCAGATCAGCATCGCTCTTGCCGAATCGGGCATCGATTTCGAGACCGGTGCCGATGGCCAGAGCATCAGTGTGCGTGCCGGCATGACCGGAAAGGCGCGCCTCCTGCTCGCCGAGCGTGGACTGCCCAACAGCGCCAATGCCGGCTACGAGCTCTTCGACAATGTCGGCTCGCTGGGTCTGACCTCGTTCATGCAGGAAGTCACGCGTGTCCGCGCGCTGGAAGGTGAAGTCGCACGCACCATCCAGCAGATCGCAGGCATTGCCGCAGCCCGCGTCCACATCGTCATGCCGGACATCGGCAACTTCCGTCGCGGCGAACAGAAGCCGACGGCGTCCGTCATGATTCGCGCCTCGACGGATGCCGGCCGCAAGGCAGCAGCATCGATCCGCCAGTTGGTCGCCTCGTCCGTCCCGGGTCTGGACGTCGAGGACGTGACGATTCTGGATTCCACCGGCCAGCTGCTTGCAGCGGGCGACGAAACGGGTGGCGAAGCCTCCCGCTCGCTGGGCGTTGTTCAGTCCGTTCAGCGCGAAATCGAAACCAATATCGACAAGGCCTTGGCGCCTTTCCTCGGAATGGACAACTTCCGCTCCAGCGTCACGGCCCAGATCAACACCGACAGCCAGCAGATCCAGGAAACGATCTACGATCCGGAATCGCGCGTCGAGCGCTCTGTTCGCGTCACCAAGGAAGCGCAGAAATCCCTGCAGCGCCAGTCGGATACGGCAGCCACGGTCGAACAGAACATTCCTCAGGCCGCGCCCGATGCCGGCGGCGGTGGCCCTGAATCGTCCGACGAGCAGGACAAGAAGGAAGAGCAGACCAACTACGAGATCAACAGCAAGACCGTCGCGACGGTCAAGAACAGCTACACCGTCGAGAAGCTCTCCGTCGCCGTCGTCGTCAACCGTGGTCGCATTGCCATGATGGTGGGAGAGCCCGTCGACCAGGCCAAGATCGACGCCTATCTCGCTGAGATGCAGAAGATCGTGACGTCTGCAGCTGGCCTCGACACCAATCGCGGTGACGTCGTCACACTGACAGCCATGGAATTCCTGGAAAACCAGTTGCTCGAAGAATCCGCGACGGGCCCCGGCTTCATGGAAATCCTGAGCCGCAACATCGGTGGCATCATCAACTCCTTGGCCTTCGTCGCCGTCGCTTTCCTCATTGTCTGGATGGGCATCCGTCCGATGATCCGCACCGCGGGTGGCGGTGGTGCCGATACGGCACTCGCCGGCGGAATTGGCGAGCAGGCTGCCGGTCTCGAGCTCCCCGACTTCTCGCCTGCCCTCGGTGGCGGGTCAGGGGGCGGTCTTATGGATGGTTTCGGATCCGACTTCGGCTTCGACTCGACCGACGACCTTCTTACGATGGACGACGACCCGAATGGCGGCTTCAACCGCCGGGTCAAGGAAGGTCCGGAGCGGCGCCTTTCGCGCATGGTGGAAATCTCGGAAGAGCGCGCCGCCAAGATCCTTCGCAAATGGGCTGTGGACAACGCCGCCTGA
- the cheT gene encoding chemotaxis protein CheT yields the protein MQNEHLAGNQDTREELPEILMRIVSELHDVAYLIERVEPHLLELGGPKVLEHPDSLKVLQGIDLAVQKARGLAEFVDTITGTIPSDWMIDMTTALSLVKLADMQKALGAGLRHGHSQPLVKAAGDFDFF from the coding sequence ATGCAAAACGAACACTTGGCGGGAAACCAGGATACACGGGAAGAACTTCCGGAGATCCTCATGCGCATCGTCAGCGAGCTGCATGACGTGGCTTATCTGATCGAGCGTGTGGAACCGCACCTGCTCGAACTCGGCGGCCCGAAGGTACTGGAGCATCCAGACAGCCTCAAGGTTCTGCAAGGCATTGACCTTGCCGTTCAAAAGGCGCGCGGACTGGCCGAATTCGTCGACACAATCACCGGGACGATCCCGTCGGACTGGATGATCGACATGACGACGGCCTTGAGCCTCGTGAAGCTGGCCGACATGCAGAAGGCGCTGGGGGCAGGCCTTCGTCACGGCCATTCGCAACCGCTGGTCAAGGCTGCAGGCGACTTCGACTTCTTTTGA
- the cheD gene encoding chemoreceptor glutamine deamidase CheD has protein sequence MTEDGAAKRVHIIQGEWKVSKDPNVVLSTILGSCVAACIRDPIAGVGGMNHFLLPGSAVPGAGGGDATRYGVHLMELLINGLLKQGARRDRLEARVFGGAKTIATFSNVGEQNAAFAQQFLRDEGIKVVGSSTGGDHGRKLEFWPVSGRARQYPLTGAETQKTVALEQRPVPVSKPVETSIEFF, from the coding sequence ATGACTGAAGACGGTGCAGCAAAGCGCGTCCACATTATTCAAGGGGAGTGGAAGGTCAGCAAGGATCCGAATGTGGTCCTGTCGACGATCCTCGGTTCGTGTGTTGCTGCCTGTATTCGGGATCCGATTGCAGGAGTAGGTGGCATGAACCACTTCCTGCTTCCGGGTTCGGCAGTGCCCGGTGCTGGTGGCGGCGACGCAACCCGCTACGGCGTTCACCTCATGGAGCTGTTGATCAACGGCCTTCTGAAGCAGGGCGCTCGCAGGGATCGCTTGGAAGCCAGGGTTTTCGGTGGCGCCAAGACGATCGCGACGTTCTCGAATGTCGGCGAACAGAACGCAGCATTTGCCCAGCAATTCCTGCGCGACGAAGGCATCAAGGTCGTCGGGTCCTCCACGGGCGGAGACCACGGCCGCAAGCTGGAATTCTGGCCGGTCAGCGGCCGGGCAAGACAGTATCCGCTCACGGGCGCAGAAACGCAGAAGACGGTGGCGCTGGAGCAGCGTCCGGTTCCTGTTTCGAAGCCGGTGGAAACCTCAATCGAGTTCTTCTAG
- a CDS encoding response regulator, which produces MSLAEKIKVLIVDDQVTSRLLLSDALTQLGFKQITAAGDGEQGMKIMEQQPHHLVISDFNMPKMDGLGLLQAVRTNPNTKKAAFIILTAQGDRALVQKAAQLGANNVLAKPFTIEKMKAAIEAVFGALK; this is translated from the coding sequence ATGTCCCTAGCCGAAAAAATCAAAGTTCTGATCGTCGACGATCAGGTCACAAGTCGCCTGCTGCTCAGCGACGCGCTGACCCAGCTGGGCTTCAAGCAGATCACTGCAGCCGGTGACGGCGAGCAGGGCATGAAGATCATGGAGCAGCAGCCCCATCACCTTGTCATCTCGGACTTCAACATGCCGAAGATGGACGGCTTGGGCTTGCTCCAGGCGGTACGCACCAATCCCAACACCAAGAAGGCGGCCTTCATCATCCTGACCGCGCAGGGCGACCGTGCGCTAGTCCAGAAGGCTGCACAGCTGGGTGCGAACAACGTCCTGGCGAAACCGTTCACGATCGAGAAGATGAAGGCGGCCATCGAAGCTGTATTCGGAGCGCTGAAATGA
- the cheB gene encoding protein-glutamate O-methylesterase CheB yields MAAPARVLVVDDSPTMRGLITAVLNQDPDVSVIGQAGDAMEARAAIKQLNPDVLTLDIEMPNMNGLEFLEKIMKLRPMPVIMVSTMTHRGAEATLAALEIGAFDCVAKPQPGEPRPFGELAEKVKAAARSQHRHHSAPQIQPVATAPAADFRVGRKIVAIGSSTGGVEALIAVLQKFPRNCPPTVITQHMPPTFTKSFAERLNRLCAPVVEEATDGARLEIGKIYLAPGGERHMQVSNASAPCCRLVDRAPVNGHRPSVDVLFDSVAELAGRNAVGVILTGMGRDGASGLLKMRHAGARTIGQNEKTCVVYGMPRVAYELGAVEHQLPLTSIGEEILKLTAARKEGIE; encoded by the coding sequence ATGGCGGCACCTGCACGCGTTCTCGTCGTCGATGACAGCCCTACGATGCGTGGACTGATCACGGCCGTCCTCAACCAGGATCCGGATGTCAGCGTCATCGGTCAGGCCGGCGATGCCATGGAAGCTCGCGCAGCGATAAAGCAACTCAATCCCGATGTCCTGACCCTCGACATCGAGATGCCGAACATGAACGGCCTTGAGTTCCTGGAAAAGATCATGAAGCTGCGGCCCATGCCGGTAATCATGGTTTCGACCATGACGCATCGCGGCGCGGAAGCCACTCTGGCGGCACTCGAAATCGGCGCCTTCGACTGTGTGGCGAAGCCCCAGCCAGGAGAGCCTCGTCCGTTCGGCGAGCTTGCCGAGAAGGTCAAGGCGGCGGCACGTTCCCAGCACCGGCATCATTCGGCACCGCAGATCCAGCCGGTCGCGACTGCACCTGCTGCAGACTTCCGCGTCGGCCGCAAGATCGTGGCCATCGGCTCGTCCACCGGCGGCGTCGAAGCGCTGATCGCCGTCCTGCAGAAATTCCCGCGCAATTGCCCGCCGACGGTGATTACGCAGCACATGCCTCCAACGTTCACGAAGAGCTTCGCCGAGCGCTTGAACCGTCTTTGCGCCCCCGTGGTGGAGGAGGCCACGGATGGCGCACGGCTCGAGATCGGCAAGATCTACCTTGCCCCGGGCGGCGAGCGTCACATGCAGGTCTCGAATGCATCGGCGCCCTGCTGCCGACTGGTGGATCGCGCGCCGGTCAACGGACACCGGCCTTCTGTCGATGTTCTCTTCGACTCGGTTGCCGAGCTTGCCGGCCGCAACGCCGTCGGAGTGATCCTGACGGGCATGGGGCGCGATGGCGCCTCCGGTCTTCTGAAGATGCGTCACGCCGGTGCTCGCACCATCGGCCAGAACGAAAAGACCTGTGTGGTCTACGGGATGCCACGAGTCGCCTATGAGCTGGGCGCTGTCGAGCATCAACTGCCTCTCACCTCCATTGGCGAGGAAATCCTCAAACTCACTGCTGCCCGAAAAGAAGGTATCGAATAA
- the cheR gene encoding protein-glutamate O-methyltransferase CheR → MTFAMSTSRQSDDEVLASGEYPLTRRDLNEIAAMIYSDAGIALNDSKASLVYSRLSKHIRNLGLSGFRAYCQLVASPEGSAERREMLSHLTTNFTRFFRENHHFEHLRDEVLPGLIQRAKSGGRVRIWSAASSDGQEPYSIALTVFQAFPNVLDYDFKILATDIDPKILAIARQGAYDEQALETVSPAIRKQWFKEVEIGGRRKFQVDDRLKRLITYNELNLMAQWPFKGKFDVIFCRNVVIYFDEPTQMRIWTRFADLLPIGGHLYIGHSERVSGDSKNDFDNIGITTYRYIGKNGGRK, encoded by the coding sequence ATGACCTTTGCAATGAGTACATCCCGTCAATCGGACGACGAAGTTCTGGCCAGCGGTGAATACCCGCTGACCCGACGGGACCTGAACGAGATTGCTGCCATGATCTACTCGGATGCGGGCATCGCGCTGAACGACAGCAAGGCTTCGCTCGTCTACTCGCGACTGTCCAAGCATATCCGCAATCTTGGCCTGTCCGGTTTCCGCGCCTATTGCCAGCTCGTCGCCTCGCCGGAGGGATCGGCCGAGCGCCGCGAAATGCTCTCGCACCTGACGACCAACTTCACGCGCTTCTTCCGCGAGAACCATCACTTCGAGCATCTTCGTGACGAGGTACTGCCGGGGCTCATTCAGCGTGCGAAGTCCGGCGGACGCGTGCGCATCTGGTCAGCCGCAAGCTCGGACGGCCAGGAGCCCTATTCGATTGCCTTGACCGTATTCCAGGCCTTTCCGAACGTTCTGGACTACGACTTCAAGATCCTTGCCACCGATATCGATCCGAAGATCCTCGCCATCGCCCGACAGGGTGCCTATGACGAGCAGGCGCTCGAAACCGTGTCGCCTGCCATCCGCAAGCAGTGGTTCAAGGAAGTTGAGATCGGCGGACGCCGCAAGTTCCAGGTCGACGATCGCCTGAAGCGTCTGATCACCTATAACGAGCTGAACCTGATGGCCCAGTGGCCCTTCAAGGGCAAGTTCGACGTCATCTTCTGCCGCAACGTCGTGATCTACTTCGACGAGCCGACACAGATGCGCATCTGGACCCGTTTTGCCGATCTGCTGCCGATCGGCGGACACCTGTATATCGGCCACTCCGAGCGTGTCTCGGGTGACTCGAAGAACGATTTCGACAATATCGGTATCACCACCTATCGCTACATCGGCAAGAACGGAGGGCGAAAGTAA
- a CDS encoding chemotaxis protein CheW encodes MSYAVKNLVQGDRELIAFRIGDQEFCVNIMSVREIRGWTPATPLPHSPHYVMGVINLRGAVLPIMDLSLRLGMKPAEPTARHVIIVAQVKSRVVGLLVDAVSDILTVSDADIQPTPEVSSDLEKQYARGILAIDKRMICMVELGALFNEAAESEAA; translated from the coding sequence ATGTCGTATGCGGTCAAAAACTTGGTCCAGGGAGATCGGGAGCTCATCGCCTTCCGTATTGGCGATCAGGAGTTCTGCGTAAACATCATGTCGGTACGCGAGATCCGGGGATGGACCCCGGCAACCCCGCTGCCGCATTCCCCGCACTACGTTATGGGCGTCATCAACTTGCGTGGTGCCGTCCTGCCGATCATGGACCTGTCCCTGCGTCTGGGCATGAAGCCCGCCGAGCCGACCGCCCGCCACGTCATCATCGTGGCCCAGGTCAAGTCTCGGGTCGTGGGTCTCCTGGTGGATGCCGTCTCCGACATCCTCACGGTGAGCGATGCGGACATTCAGCCGACGCCGGAGGTCTCCTCCGACCTCGAAAAACAATATGCCCGTGGCATTCTCGCCATCGACAAGCGGATGATCTGCATGGTCGAGCTTGGTGCACTTTTCAACGAAGCCGCCGAAAGCGAGGCTGCATGA
- a CDS encoding chemotaxis protein CheA: MDMNEIKEIFFQECEEQLAELESGLLKMNDGDRDPETVNAVFRAVHSIKGGAGAFGLDDLVAFAHVFETTLDCVRSNKLEPGPEVMKVMLKSADVLADLVSASRDGGSVDESRSSGLVKELEALANGDVPAPSAAPVAAAKPAPKAAAPAPAPAAAPPTDDSGFQPIPFTFDGFEGEEEETIVPSTFDVSFKPRRELYSKGNEAALLLRDLSRLGEMSINCNMDDLPALDELDPEAAYFHWTIQIKAEKGEEGIRQVFEFAEWDCDLEIKLRETETAAATEELPMVPVPFDLSALDEGPEDAADETVVAAVEAAETASSVMKMAAGAAKPEKKESPAAAAAAAAAAAAQANNAAGQTIRVDLDRVDRLINLVGELVINQAMLSQSVIENDATGTSAVNMGLEELQQLTREIQDSVMAIRAQPVKPVFQRMSRIVREVADMVGKSIRLVTEGENTEVDKTVIDKLAEPLTHMIRNAVDHGIESPEKRAAAGKNPEGTVRLTAKHRSGRIVIELVDDGAGINRERVRQKAIDNDLIAADANLTDEEIDNLIFMPGFSTADKISDISGRGVGMDVVKRSIQALGGRISITSRPGQGSTFTMSLPLTLAVLDGMVVTVAGQTLVVPLTAIVETLQPEAQHVHSFGANQRLISIRNSFCPLVDVGRILNFRSSQANPIEGVALLVESEGGGQRALMVDAIQGQRQVVIKSLEANYTHVPGIAAATILGDGRVALILDVDAVVAASRGQSLKQEMSLAVAG; the protein is encoded by the coding sequence ATGGATATGAACGAAATCAAAGAGATCTTTTTCCAGGAATGCGAGGAGCAGCTCGCGGAACTGGAATCCGGTCTTCTGAAAATGAATGATGGAGATCGCGATCCGGAGACGGTCAACGCCGTATTCCGCGCGGTTCACTCCATCAAGGGCGGCGCAGGTGCCTTCGGTCTTGATGACCTGGTTGCCTTTGCGCACGTCTTCGAGACGACTCTTGATTGCGTTCGTTCCAACAAGCTGGAGCCTGGCCCGGAAGTCATGAAGGTGATGCTGAAGTCGGCCGACGTTCTGGCCGACTTGGTCAGCGCCTCGCGTGACGGCGGCAGCGTTGATGAAAGCCGCTCGAGCGGTCTCGTCAAGGAGCTGGAAGCGCTGGCGAACGGCGATGTCCCGGCACCGTCCGCAGCCCCTGTGGCCGCAGCCAAGCCCGCTCCCAAGGCAGCCGCTCCTGCTCCTGCTCCGGCCGCAGCCCCTCCGACAGACGACAGCGGCTTCCAGCCGATCCCCTTTACCTTCGACGGTTTCGAGGGCGAAGAGGAGGAGACCATCGTCCCCTCGACCTTCGACGTCAGCTTCAAGCCGCGCCGCGAGCTTTACTCCAAGGGCAATGAAGCCGCCCTGTTGCTGCGTGATCTCTCTCGCCTTGGCGAGATGAGCATCAACTGTAACATGGACGACCTCCCGGCTCTCGATGAACTCGACCCCGAAGCCGCTTACTTCCACTGGACAATCCAGATCAAGGCCGAGAAGGGTGAAGAAGGCATCCGTCAGGTCTTCGAATTCGCAGAATGGGATTGCGATCTCGAGATCAAGTTGCGCGAGACCGAGACCGCAGCGGCGACCGAAGAATTGCCGATGGTCCCGGTTCCCTTCGATCTCTCTGCCCTGGATGAGGGGCCGGAAGATGCCGCTGATGAAACCGTAGTCGCTGCTGTCGAAGCCGCAGAGACCGCGTCCAGCGTCATGAAAATGGCCGCCGGCGCTGCCAAGCCTGAGAAGAAGGAATCTCCGGCTGCCGCCGCAGCGGCCGCAGCCGCAGCCGCCGCTCAGGCCAATAACGCCGCCGGCCAGACCATCCGCGTTGACCTCGATCGCGTTGACCGCCTCATCAACCTCGTCGGCGAACTCGTCATCAACCAGGCGATGCTCTCCCAGAGCGTCATCGAAAACGATGCGACCGGTACGTCGGCCGTAAACATGGGCCTCGAGGAGCTGCAGCAGCTTACCCGCGAGATCCAGGACTCGGTCATGGCAATCCGCGCGCAGCCTGTGAAGCCGGTCTTCCAGCGCATGTCGCGTATTGTTCGCGAAGTGGCCGACATGGTCGGAAAGTCGATCCGCCTCGTCACGGAAGGTGAAAACACCGAAGTCGACAAAACGGTCATCGACAAGCTGGCCGAGCCGCTGACGCACATGATCCGTAACGCTGTCGACCACGGTATCGAAAGCCCCGAGAAGCGTGCCGCCGCCGGCAAGAACCCGGAAGGCACTGTCAGGCTCACCGCGAAGCATCGTTCGGGCCGCATCGTCATCGAACTCGTCGACGACGGCGCCGGCATCAATCGCGAACGCGTGCGCCAGAAGGCCATCGACAACGATCTGATCGCGGCCGATGCCAACCTGACGGACGAGGAAATCGACAACCTGATCTTCATGCCGGGCTTTTCCACGGCGGACAAGATCTCGGACATTTCCGGTCGCGGCGTCGGCATGGACGTGGTCAAGCGCTCCATCCAGGCACTTGGCGGTCGTATCTCGATCACCTCGCGTCCGGGGCAGGGCTCGACCTTCACCATGAGCCTACCGCTGACCCTCGCCGTCCTCGACGGCATGGTCGTCACGGTTGCCGGCCAGACCCTCGTCGTCCCGCTCACGGCCATCGTCGAGACGCTGCAGCCGGAGGCCCAGCACGTCCATTCGTTCGGCGCAAACCAGCGCCTGATTTCGATCCGCAACTCCTTCTGCCCGCTGGTCGATGTGGGTCGAATCCTCAACTTCCGATCGTCTCAGGCAAACCCGATCGAAGGCGTCGCCCTTCTGGTGGAATCCGAAGGCGGTGGCCAGCGCGCTCTGATGGTCGATGCCATCCAGGGGCAGCGTCAGGTCGTTATCAAGTCGCTGGAAGCCAACTACACCCACGTTCCGGGCATTGCTGCCGCAACCATCCTCGGTGATGGACGCGTCGCACTGATCCTTGATGTGGACGCCGTTGTCGCCGCTTCGCGTGGTCAGTCCCTCAAGCAGGAAATGTCGTTAGCCGTCGCAGGGTAA
- the cheY1 gene encoding chemotaxis response regulator CheY1 yields MKKKVLTVDDSRTIRNMLLVTLNNAGFETIQAEDGVEGLEVLEECNPDVIVTDINMPRLDGFGFIEGVRRNEKYRAVPILVLTTESDAEKKNRARQAGATGWIVKPFDPTKLIDAIERVTA; encoded by the coding sequence ATGAAGAAAAAAGTGCTCACCGTGGATGACTCCAGAACCATTCGAAACATGCTTCTGGTCACCCTCAACAACGCAGGCTTCGAGACCATTCAGGCCGAAGACGGCGTCGAGGGCCTGGAAGTGCTCGAAGAATGCAATCCCGACGTCATCGTGACCGACATCAACATGCCGCGTCTCGACGGGTTCGGTTTCATCGAGGGTGTCCGCCGCAACGAAAAGTATCGTGCGGTTCCGATCCTGGTCCTGACCACGGAAAGCGATGCTGAAAAGAAGAACCGCGCCCGCCAGGCCGGTGCGACAGGCTGGATCGTCAAGCCTTTCGATCCGACCAAGCTGATCGATGCCATCGAGCGTGTAACCGCCTAA
- a CDS encoding STAS domain-containing protein, protein MASKKGDQKSLKLAAVLDLNEASNLKANILSMRGAPLTIDASGVERVGAQCVQVLMAAAKAWEADKHPFSYGKASEAFLKTLQLIGVNIDHLLAKEIRQ, encoded by the coding sequence ATGGCAAGTAAGAAAGGCGATCAGAAGAGTCTGAAACTGGCCGCGGTATTGGACCTGAATGAGGCATCCAATCTCAAGGCCAACATACTCTCGATGCGTGGTGCCCCTTTGACGATCGATGCCTCTGGCGTCGAGCGTGTCGGTGCTCAGTGCGTGCAGGTCCTGATGGCAGCCGCCAAGGCCTGGGAAGCTGACAAGCATCCCTTCTCGTATGGAAAGGCCTCCGAGGCTTTCCTGAAAACCCTTCAACTGATTGGCGTGAACATCGATCATCTGCTCGCTAAGGAGATCCGGCAATGA
- a CDS encoding globin-coupled sensor protein: MSTERATGSQAGSLRDRLRFAGLDEAQCELLRQNRHVLSQPLKTALRDLFQRLQSSPDAARVFSSERQYDRLHDLLSSHWDVLTDARFDALYAERVKVLSDSESRMGLDPRWHVAGHAVVLEHLVASAIGEATGSGLLPSSRRRQKEVSDLVAALVRLVMVDVEIAVSLRFNELRLKHHRDLAAQREHDRAEFEGVFGPVVDALASGDLTARTAADVPEAYADLAGRMNEALEQLQTAFLSSEEKLAVARDATGRMAETARTYANRAEDQSGALDETSRALQDLTSSVRESAGQTKRAEATVAATRNSVQSSGEVVGQAISAMADIEASAEQIGHIIGAIDEIAFQTNLLALNAGIEAARAGDSGRGFAVVAQEVRALAQRSADAAREIKTLVATTKNQVEAGVEMVAKTQGAIADIVLQVGDISGTVSDMAATTDRQASELAGIAGTVAALGVDIGNTATVARQSSQGTDDLHKVILELGATIREFHIERQTRRTPSAAGRIQLSGQREQRAPVAVATAYAAPETMADEPADFGFPVHIAGLGG; encoded by the coding sequence ATGTCCACGGAGCGGGCGACAGGATCACAGGCAGGCAGCCTGCGCGATCGCTTGCGCTTTGCCGGCCTCGACGAGGCCCAGTGTGAGCTTCTCCGTCAGAACCGCCATGTTCTCTCTCAGCCCTTGAAGACGGCCCTTCGCGATCTTTTCCAACGCCTCCAGTCCTCTCCGGATGCAGCGCGCGTGTTCAGCAGTGAACGCCAGTATGACCGGCTTCACGATCTTCTTTCATCCCACTGGGATGTCCTCACCGATGCCCGCTTCGATGCGCTCTATGCCGAACGGGTAAAGGTTCTCTCCGACAGCGAAAGCCGCATGGGTCTCGATCCGCGCTGGCACGTGGCGGGACACGCGGTGGTACTGGAGCATCTGGTGGCGAGCGCGATCGGAGAAGCGACGGGTTCCGGCCTGCTGCCGTCGAGCCGCCGTCGCCAAAAGGAAGTTTCCGATCTGGTCGCCGCCCTTGTCCGGCTGGTGATGGTCGATGTCGAGATAGCGGTATCGCTTCGCTTCAACGAATTGCGCCTGAAACACCATCGCGATCTCGCAGCCCAGCGGGAACATGATCGCGCCGAATTCGAAGGCGTGTTCGGCCCGGTCGTCGATGCGCTGGCATCAGGCGATTTGACCGCCCGCACTGCAGCAGATGTGCCGGAAGCCTATGCTGACCTCGCAGGTCGCATGAATGAGGCGCTCGAGCAGCTCCAGACCGCCTTCCTCTCCTCCGAGGAGAAGCTCGCAGTCGCCCGAGACGCAACCGGTCGAATGGCCGAAACTGCCCGTACCTATGCGAACCGCGCCGAGGATCAATCCGGTGCGCTGGACGAGACGAGCCGTGCCCTGCAGGACCTCACCAGCAGCGTGCGCGAAAGTGCCGGGCAGACGAAGCGCGCGGAAGCCACGGTTGCCGCGACCAGAAACTCCGTTCAGTCGAGTGGCGAGGTCGTCGGGCAGGCGATTTCCGCCATGGCCGACATCGAAGCATCTGCCGAGCAGATCGGCCACATCATCGGAGCGATCGACGAGATCGCCTTCCAGACGAACCTTCTGGCGCTGAACGCCGGGATCGAGGCTGCGCGTGCCGGCGACAGTGGCCGTGGCTTTGCCGTCGTCGCTCAGGAAGTCCGCGCACTCGCCCAGCGCTCCGCCGACGCTGCCCGTGAAATCAAGACGCTGGTCGCGACGACGAAAAACCAGGTCGAAGCCGGTGTGGAAATGGTGGCGAAGACACAAGGCGCAATCGCCGACATCGTGCTCCAGGTCGGCGATATCAGCGGAACCGTGTCGGACATGGCCGCCACGACCGACCGCCAGGCCAGCGAGCTCGCCGGCATTGCCGGAACGGTCGCTGCGCTAGGCGTCGACATCGGTAACACCGCAACCGTCGCGCGCCAGTCGAGCCAGGGCACGGACGATTTGCACAAGGTCATCCTGGAACTGGGTGCGACGATCCGTGAATTTCACATCGAGCGGCAGACCCGTCGGACGCCCAGTGCAGCCGGTCGCATCCAGCTTTCCGGTCAGCGCGAACAGAGGGCACCGGTTGCGGTCGCCACCGCTTATGCCGCTCCGGAAACGATGGCAGACGAACCCGCCGATTTTGGCTTCCCGGTCCATATCGCCGGGCTCGGAGGGTGA